Proteins from one Nomia melanderi isolate GNS246 chromosome 3, iyNomMela1, whole genome shotgun sequence genomic window:
- the LOC116429596 gene encoding uncharacterized protein LOC116429596, which translates to MRALVCIMLISMAFAEDKAVQKRGLLDLGYGGYGLGLGSGLLGGDLGGHGHVAVAVQEKAVAVPVAVPKPYPVAVDRPVPVKVPVAVPQPYPVPVEVPRPYPVVQTQTVHVPVDRPVPVTVPVKVPVPVPAPYPVKVAVPQPVPVAVPHPVPVAVPHPVVVKETVPVLVKGHGYGHSY; encoded by the exons ATGAGGGCACTG GTATGCATAATGTTGATCTCCATGGCGTTCGCCGAGGACAAGGCGGTCCAGAAGCGCGGCCTGCTGGACCTGGGTTACGGTGGTTATGGACTCGGATTGGGAAGCGGCCTGCTCGGTGGTGATCTCGGCGGACACGGTCATGTCGCGGTCGCCGTTCAGGAAAAAGCTGTTGCCGTTCCAGTTGCGGTTCCGAAACCGTACCCAGTCGCTGTCGACCGACCAGTCCCGGTTAAG GTGCCAGTAGCTGTCCCGCAACCGTACCCGGTACCAGTGGAGGTACCCAGACCATACCCAGTGGTCCAGACCCAGACCGTCCATGTTCCAGTCGATAGGCCGGTCCCAGTCACGGTTCCAGTTAAGGTGCCCGTGCCCGTGCCCGCTCCATACCCCGTCAAG GTAGCCGTACCTCAGCCCGTCCCAGTCGCGGTTCCTCACCCAGTTCCAGTCGCGGTTCCACATCCTGTTGTCGTTAAGGAAACGGTTCCCGTCCTTGTTAAGGGACACGGCTATGGACACAGCTACTAG